The uncultured Methanomethylovorans sp. genome contains a region encoding:
- a CDS encoding ISNCY family transposase, which produces MTKKSREYKGVLFEESIENYLNRESASICQFLHFLCIEDISKYVESTLYTNKSWHFKYNVSSMIKLFIVMCFRKLSYEKTVSSLTEEEAILLSFYDENGFIKLPSGKTLHHFVKYRLGEDGLKEIMMLVGEKILSLTQIKEAKIDSTPLEASRYDKHADYNPHYQCKMDKAHITMVGTYPIFMTHTNGNASDSPELIKHIEALKEMNVDIDFYSADGGYDSFLNHADIWYHLNARPIISYSSNAVINKEGEIERIDHWVNKMWKKGGDIHAKIEDKLKFLYKNGRYEQIGMYLRNKNIRDNLFMIFFKKRGECEPEHRHIKHTVKFDIREVRVESRELYSLLSFVAYQFLRLTELQNCMQGKNSVGRFF; this is translated from the coding sequence ATGACTAAAAAATCTAGAGAGTATAAAGGAGTCCTCTTCGAGGAGTCCATAGAAAATTATCTGAACAGAGAAAGCGCCTCAATTTGCCAATTCCTGCACTTTCTCTGCATAGAAGATATTTCAAAGTACGTCGAGAGTACTTTGTATACCAACAAAAGTTGGCATTTTAAGTATAACGTTTCATCGATGATAAAACTCTTCATTGTAATGTGTTTCAGGAAATTATCTTATGAAAAGACTGTTTCTTCTTTGACAGAAGAAGAGGCTATTCTACTCTCTTTTTATGATGAGAACGGATTCATAAAACTTCCTTCGGGAAAGACATTACACCACTTTGTGAAATATAGATTGGGTGAAGATGGGCTTAAAGAAATAATGATGTTAGTAGGTGAGAAGATCCTCAGCCTTACCCAAATAAAAGAAGCTAAGATCGATTCAACCCCGCTTGAAGCTTCAAGATACGATAAACATGCTGATTACAATCCACATTATCAATGTAAAATGGATAAAGCACATATTACAATGGTTGGAACATACCCAATATTTATGACCCATACTAATGGTAATGCATCAGATTCCCCTGAACTTATCAAACACATTGAAGCATTGAAAGAAATGAATGTTGATATTGATTTTTATTCTGCTGACGGGGGTTATGACTCTTTCCTGAATCATGCAGATATCTGGTACCATTTGAATGCAAGGCCAATTATTTCGTATTCTTCAAATGCTGTGATAAACAAAGAAGGTGAAATCGAAAGAATTGATCACTGGGTTAATAAGATGTGGAAAAAGGGTGGAGATATACATGCAAAGATTGAAGACAAGCTAAAATTCCTCTATAAAAACGGTAGATATGAACAGATAGGGATGTATCTTCGAAATAAAAATATCCGGGATAACTTGTTCATGATTTTTTTCAAGAAAAGAGGAGAATGTGAACCAGAACACAGGCATATCAAACACACAGTTAAATTCGATATCAGAGAAGTAAGAGTGGAGAGTAGAGAACTCTACTCTCTACTGAGCTTTGTGGCATATCAGTTTTTGAGGCTTACAGAACTACAAAATTGTATGCAAGGAAAAAATTCAGTTGGGAGATTCTTTTGA
- a CDS encoding (2Fe-2S) ferredoxin domain-containing protein — MQKPKNHIFICASTRLNGKVQGSCKNKDSHNLVAMFTEALMDRDLENEVMVTSTGCVGLCEKGPIVMIYPQQVWYGEVTEDDIDDILDALEKGEVVDKLSI; from the coding sequence GTGCAAAAACCAAAAAATCATATATTTATTTGCGCAAGCACAAGACTAAACGGAAAGGTGCAGGGCTCATGCAAGAATAAAGACTCACATAATCTGGTAGCGATGTTTACCGAAGCGCTAATGGACAGAGATTTGGAAAATGAAGTAATGGTTACTTCTACAGGATGCGTAGGCCTTTGCGAGAAAGGACCGATAGTAATGATTTATCCTCAGCAGGTATGGTATGGCGAAGTAACTGAAGACGATATTGATGACATACTTGATGCATTGGAGAAAGGTGAAGTCGTAGACAAATTAAGCATATAA